The following are encoded together in the Triticum dicoccoides isolate Atlit2015 ecotype Zavitan chromosome 6B, WEW_v2.0, whole genome shotgun sequence genome:
- the LOC119326384 gene encoding uncharacterized protein LOC119326384 — translation MPTPAPHLVDEILEEIFLRLTTPAELARASTACPRFRRIITDRSFLRRHRKLHPPPLLGLVNVDGSFQPAEAPDPSAPLARALADAADFTYSFVPVPSSGIPWHVRDVRDGRVLLEACQVLETLKDMAVCDPLSRRYVLLPPIPTDLAVQEEYPFDIVPILAPIGDDEDDMSFKVICLAIYGSKLTAFIFSSVTQQWCIVASIGWSLLGVHHGPLGPCMLSTYGFCGLSGFDNESGCFYLASPLLDKLFVLDTQKMEFFTVNHHTGYYILLKLLPGRILEVLARYDDPHRIQDRSMPGIVVGREGYLEMFSLIGDHSPNGSFDLYHTTQQSNGESSNEWRMKNIIPLPGGHDYFTMSAAEGFLFLGATTKDQVDFDRESGPPLSRTDWDVDYFSLEVKTSEVRKVCTSKGKFFHAEHVHWYFGYPPPLSKPSV, via the coding sequence ATGCCCACGCCGGCGCCGCACCTCGTCGACGAGATCCTGGAGGAGATCTTCCTCCGCCTGACCACCCCGGCCGAGCTCGCCCGCGCCTCAACCGCCTGCCCCCGTTTCCGCCGCATCATCACCGACCGCTCCTTCCTCCGCCGCCACCGCAAACTCCACCCGCCTCCGCTCCTCGGGCTCGTAAACGTGGATGGCAGCTTCCAACCAGCCGAGGCGCCCGACCCCTCCGCCCCGCTCGCCCGCGCTCTCGCCGACGCCGCTGATTTCACCTACTCCTTCGTCCCCGTGCCCAGCAGTGGCATCCCCTGGCATGTCCGCGACGTCCGCGATGGCCGAGTCCTCCTGGAGGCCTGCCAAGTTTTGGAGACCCTCAAAGACATGGCGGTGTGTGATCCCTTGTCACGGCGCTACGTGCTGCTCCCGCCCATACCGACGGACCTCGCTGTCCAGGAAGAGTACCCATTTGATATCGTGCCCATCCTTGCTCCCAttggggatgatgaagatgatatgtcgtTCAAGGTGATATGCTTAGCCATCTATGGTTCCAAGCTAACCGCCTTTATCTTCTCGTCTGTCACACAGCAATGGTGTATAGTTGCATCTATCGGTTGGAGTTTGTTAGGCGTGCACCACGGTCCCCTTGGACCGTGCATGTTGTCAACTTATGGGTTCTGTGGCTTGTCCGGTTTCGACAACGAGAGCGGATGCTTCTACTTGGCGTCACCTTTGTTAGACAAGTTGTTCGTGCTGGACACACAGAAAATGGAGTTTTTCACTGTCAACCATCACACTGGCTACTATATACTCCTCAAACTTCTGCCTGGCCGGATACTCGAAGTTCTCGCCAGATACGATGATCCCCATAGAATTCAAGACAGAAGTATGCCTGGCATTGTAGTAGGTAGAGAAGGATACCTTGAGATGTTTTCTCTCATCGGTGATCACAGCCCAAATGGCTCATTTGATCTCTATCATACAACTCAGCAAAGCAATGGTGAATCTTCCAATGAATGGCGGATGAAGAATATTATACCGTTGCCTGGAGGGCATGACTATTTCACCATGAGTGCTGCTGAGGGATTCTTATTCCTTGGAGCCACTACAAAAGATCAAGTGGACTTTGATAGAGAGTCTGGACCGCCGTTGTCCAGGACTGATTGGGATGTAGATTATTTTTCGCTTGAGGTCAAGACTTCTGAAGTGAGGAAGGTTTGCACGAGCAAGGGGAAATTCTTCCATGCTGAACATGTTCACTGGTACTTTGGCTACCCGCCGCCGCTGTCAAAACCGAGTGTATGA